One part of the Mariniblastus fucicola genome encodes these proteins:
- a CDS encoding sensor histidine kinase has protein sequence MSNFTLKHRIFGSLMLIAVFFSVGKFVDWFGDSHIQARQSTARRMSLINMDVLQLELDTQQIRQSVDQFVETGHESFSTEVERCCNEVLAKVGSDTAKNADAEIRNRYEKIGAHLRTYLKNFEMVVAEREIRKSLRDKKFQSITVKFFEQIELTRTEIGQSSETTFDNRGLSDCEAAIRSANLAFLSYFDTPDSTAANKAISSILEAKTCLSMVQAAPDHAERLEKLIEEYTVTGMRMVHATRSYLYLRNVVMAGEQSEISFYARGLRELAAGKLKQINIENERKMASTRIMVRTINLAAGLASVLVAVSLAYKILPPITRLTSCFERLSDGESVDSIPGEDRPDEIGKMARAATVFRDSNNRTRELLEETRLLNSELERKSVELKEKNDELDDFAYVASHDLKSPLRGIRQLAQWINEDARDRLESASQKHIDQLLGRVGKLESLLDDLLDFSRVATGDSMAEMVDLGELIEDAVEMLDNPHEINIQYDIDVPQLKITKVQFEQVVLNLVGNAIKHNDKEAEGCIRIHGRVTEENELMLSVADNGPGIHPGNHDRVFQMYQRVGDAQVEGSGMGLAIVRKQVRKSGGDIHVESDIGMGAVFELSWPVEIECVENRERELCHER, from the coding sequence ATGAGCAATTTCACTTTAAAGCACCGAATATTCGGAAGCCTGATGCTGATCGCCGTGTTTTTCTCGGTCGGAAAGTTTGTGGACTGGTTTGGCGACAGTCATATCCAGGCGCGACAAAGTACGGCTCGGCGAATGAGTTTGATCAACATGGACGTGTTGCAATTGGAGTTGGATACGCAACAAATTCGACAAAGTGTGGATCAGTTTGTGGAAACAGGTCACGAGTCGTTCTCAACTGAAGTTGAGCGATGTTGCAACGAAGTGTTGGCGAAAGTTGGAAGTGATACTGCAAAGAATGCAGACGCGGAGATCCGAAACCGGTATGAGAAAATTGGCGCTCACCTGAGAACCTATTTAAAGAACTTTGAGATGGTTGTGGCGGAGCGGGAGATTCGAAAGTCTCTTCGCGACAAAAAGTTTCAGTCGATCACGGTCAAGTTCTTTGAGCAGATTGAGCTGACCCGAACTGAGATTGGTCAGTCAAGCGAAACGACGTTCGACAACCGAGGGTTGTCCGATTGTGAGGCAGCCATCCGGAGCGCGAACCTCGCGTTTTTGAGCTACTTCGATACACCGGATTCGACTGCAGCCAACAAAGCGATTTCCTCGATTTTGGAAGCGAAAACCTGTCTCTCAATGGTGCAAGCTGCTCCAGACCACGCTGAACGATTGGAGAAACTGATCGAAGAGTACACGGTCACCGGGATGAGAATGGTGCACGCAACCCGCAGCTATTTGTACTTGCGAAACGTGGTGATGGCGGGTGAGCAGTCAGAGATCAGCTTTTATGCACGCGGTCTGCGCGAGCTGGCAGCGGGAAAGCTAAAGCAGATTAATATCGAAAACGAAAGGAAGATGGCATCGACCCGGATAATGGTTCGAACCATCAACCTTGCAGCCGGGCTTGCGTCGGTCCTGGTTGCGGTGTCCCTCGCGTACAAGATTCTACCGCCGATTACGAGGTTGACGAGTTGTTTCGAACGCCTGTCGGACGGAGAGAGTGTGGATTCTATCCCCGGGGAAGACCGTCCCGACGAGATCGGAAAAATGGCACGTGCGGCAACGGTATTTCGAGACTCCAACAACCGAACAAGAGAGCTTTTGGAAGAAACACGTTTGCTTAATTCGGAGTTGGAGCGGAAGTCGGTCGAACTGAAAGAGAAAAACGACGAGCTTGACGACTTTGCCTATGTTGCGTCACACGATCTAAAATCGCCGCTGCGTGGAATTCGTCAATTGGCTCAATGGATCAACGAAGACGCCAGAGATCGCCTCGAATCGGCGTCGCAGAAACATATCGATCAATTGCTGGGCCGCGTCGGCAAGCTGGAATCGCTGTTGGATGACTTGCTCGATTTCTCACGAGTCGCCACGGGAGATTCCATGGCAGAAATGGTCGATCTGGGAGAGCTGATCGAGGATGCTGTGGAGATGTTGGACAACCCGCATGAGATCAATATTCAGTACGACATTGACGTTCCACAATTGAAAATTACCAAAGTGCAGTTCGAGCAGGTTGTTCTAAATTTGGTCGGAAACGCGATCAAGCACAATGACAAGGAAGCTGAGGGCTGTATTCGAATTCATGGTCGCGTCACTGAAGAAAATGAGTTGATGCTATCCGTTGCAGACAATGGTCCCGGAATTCATCCTGGCAACCATGATCGCGTTTTTCAAATGTATCAACGAGTTGGAGATGCTCAGGTGGAAGGCAGCGGCATGGGGCTCGCTATCGTTAGAAAACAGGTTCGAAAATCGGGCGGCGATATTCATGTTGAGTCGGATATCGGAATGGGAGCTGTTTTCGAACTGTCCTGGCCTGTAGAAATCGAATGCGTCGAGA
- a CDS encoding ABC transporter substrate-binding protein, translating into MNLSRRKFLKSSGVAFAASMAPYVYIPKKFKLRVLGTHVTLQEEIRVQAEKDLGIEIQFQPGGSAEVLHQASTRPESFDLYEQWSNSIKVLWQARSIQQIDARRIRYWDEINGISKVGRLTKNSKLGAGDAPHKMVYVQPDQSLGARPGNNISFLPYVHNVDSFGYDTEFVKQGQPYQTESWGWLLDEQFHGKVALVNAPSIGIFDAALAVEAAGLMKFEDIGSLTHAEIDRLFEILIGFRRKGHFRGAWSSVPQSVDMMRDREVHLESMFSPAVYSLRSEGVDCVYASPKEGFRAWHGVMCLSSRTNGAKQDAAYEFMNWWLSGWPGAYIARQGYYISNPRRARQHLSQSEWDYWYEGKPATEDLLGTNNSVVAKKGRTRDGGSYQRRFDNIAVWNTVMPTYEYSLRAWQSFLAAT; encoded by the coding sequence ATGAATTTATCCCGACGAAAGTTTCTCAAATCATCCGGCGTTGCGTTTGCAGCTTCGATGGCGCCGTACGTTTACATTCCGAAGAAGTTTAAGCTCAGAGTCCTTGGAACTCATGTAACGCTGCAGGAGGAGATTCGAGTCCAGGCTGAGAAAGACCTTGGAATCGAAATTCAGTTTCAGCCCGGAGGAAGTGCAGAAGTCCTGCATCAGGCATCGACCCGTCCGGAATCATTTGACCTCTACGAGCAGTGGTCCAACAGCATAAAGGTCCTCTGGCAAGCAAGGTCCATCCAGCAGATTGATGCGAGGAGGATCCGTTACTGGGACGAAATCAACGGGATCTCGAAAGTCGGTCGACTGACAAAGAATTCGAAACTGGGCGCTGGCGATGCTCCGCACAAAATGGTCTACGTCCAACCCGATCAGTCGCTGGGCGCTCGACCAGGCAACAACATTTCGTTTCTTCCCTACGTGCACAATGTCGACTCCTTTGGCTACGACACCGAGTTCGTCAAACAGGGGCAACCTTATCAGACGGAAAGCTGGGGATGGCTTTTGGACGAGCAGTTTCACGGCAAAGTTGCTCTGGTCAATGCTCCCTCGATTGGGATTTTCGACGCCGCGCTCGCAGTCGAAGCGGCAGGGCTAATGAAGTTCGAAGACATTGGCAGTTTGACTCACGCTGAAATTGACCGACTGTTTGAAATCCTGATCGGTTTTCGTCGGAAAGGTCACTTTCGAGGTGCCTGGAGCAGTGTGCCGCAGTCCGTGGACATGATGCGAGACCGTGAAGTTCACTTGGAAAGCATGTTTTCGCCGGCAGTTTATTCGCTTCGAAGCGAAGGTGTGGATTGCGTTTACGCCTCGCCGAAGGAAGGCTTTCGCGCGTGGCACGGTGTCATGTGCCTTTCATCGCGAACCAACGGCGCGAAACAGGATGCAGCCTATGAGTTCATGAACTGGTGGTTATCTGGTTGGCCTGGAGCCTACATCGCGCGTCAGGGATACTACATTTCCAATCCACGGAGAGCCAGACAGCATCTGAGTCAGTCAGAATGGGACTACTGGTACGAAGGTAAACCTGCGACCGAAGATCTCCTTGGAACCAATAATTCCGTCGTTGCCAAAAAGGGACGTACACGCGACGGCGGTTCCTATCAACGACGATTCGACAACATCGCGGTTTGGAATACCGTCATGCCGACTTATGAGTATTCGCTTCGCGCGTGGCAGAGTTTTCTCGCCGCGACGTAA
- a CDS encoding hybrid sensor histidine kinase/response regulator — translation MFTTPKSILLVEDCPIDREMVERALSHDRLFNGSICCVDTLAEAIRELDSKDYDAVLSDLNLPDSRKLDTVSKLVDATDLPIVVLTCDSMDIGVNAIRLGASDFIPKSDIDKVLLSKAIAFSIERYNINRSLHDSNSQLEKANQRLQKLCQTSYEFVDDVSHEFRTPLTVIREFASLIKEGIDGPINNKQSSRLETLISRTDDLARMVDDLLDSSRLRSELITVSRRDNAITPVIENVLELVEQDARRKQIQLNIADVPDEMFAFCDSEKLGRVLTNLVTNAIKFTQPGGKILIKAECSDSPWNHTLSVIDNGPGISKELASKIFSRFQQGETLNESRSSCHGFGLGLSIANALSKLNLGKLTLESKIGHGSKFSIHLAGTSLSSKLSAFHETVLDSSNCKQLVALNVETRKTESPDSRDPQQGCLEKFLNDQLGAEALILERTPGQFRILFGMTDSNPRVVVDMLEAAWSVATVDTPKSAQSVKFAVSDTSCLESKDQFLGWATCQITDACDHDSRTPAWCRVKRSSQCKTTY, via the coding sequence ATGTTTACAACCCCGAAATCAATTCTGCTTGTCGAAGACTGCCCGATCGATCGTGAAATGGTTGAGCGAGCTCTGAGCCACGACAGATTGTTCAACGGTTCGATTTGTTGCGTCGATACGTTGGCCGAAGCGATTCGAGAACTCGACAGCAAGGACTACGATGCCGTTCTTAGCGACTTGAATTTGCCTGATTCGAGAAAATTGGACACCGTTTCGAAGTTGGTCGACGCAACCGATCTACCGATCGTCGTTCTGACATGCGACAGCATGGACATTGGAGTCAATGCGATCCGATTGGGAGCCAGTGATTTCATCCCAAAGTCTGACATCGACAAAGTGTTGCTGTCCAAGGCAATCGCTTTTTCGATCGAGCGTTACAACATCAATCGCAGCCTTCATGATTCGAACAGCCAACTGGAAAAAGCAAACCAGCGGCTACAAAAACTCTGCCAGACCTCGTATGAGTTTGTGGACGACGTTTCGCATGAGTTCCGAACTCCACTTACCGTGATTCGTGAATTCGCCTCTCTGATCAAGGAAGGCATCGATGGCCCGATAAACAACAAACAGTCTTCCAGACTGGAAACATTGATCAGTCGGACTGATGATCTTGCCCGCATGGTGGACGATTTATTGGACAGCAGCCGACTGAGATCTGAACTAATCACGGTTTCTCGTCGCGACAATGCGATCACTCCAGTTATTGAAAATGTACTTGAACTGGTGGAACAGGACGCCAGAAGAAAACAGATTCAGCTGAACATTGCCGACGTCCCCGACGAAATGTTTGCGTTCTGCGATAGCGAGAAATTGGGACGCGTCTTGACCAATCTGGTCACCAACGCAATCAAGTTCACGCAACCTGGCGGAAAGATTCTGATCAAAGCAGAATGCTCAGATTCGCCCTGGAATCATACGCTATCCGTCATCGACAACGGTCCGGGAATCTCGAAGGAACTGGCGTCGAAGATCTTCTCCCGATTTCAACAGGGCGAAACACTGAACGAGTCCAGATCCAGCTGTCACGGCTTCGGGCTTGGGTTGAGCATCGCAAATGCACTCTCCAAACTGAACCTCGGCAAACTGACTCTTGAAAGCAAAATTGGACATGGCAGCAAGTTCTCGATTCACCTTGCGGGCACCAGCTTGAGCTCGAAACTTAGTGCTTTTCATGAAACCGTTCTCGACAGCTCCAATTGCAAACAGCTCGTTGCACTTAATGTCGAAACGCGCAAAACAGAAAGTCCAGACAGCCGTGACCCACAGCAGGGCTGTCTGGAGAAGTTTCTTAACGATCAGTTGGGAGCCGAAGCCCTGATTCTGGAAAGAACGCCGGGGCAGTTCCGAATCCTGTTTGGCATGACTGACTCCAATCCACGCGTCGTCGTCGACATGCTAGAAGCAGCTTGGTCAGTAGCTACAGTCGACACTCCAAAATCTGCTCAAAGCGTGAAGTTTGCAGTCTCGGACACCAGCTGCCTCGAAAGCAAAGACCAATTTCTGGGCTGGGCAACCTGCCAGATCACAGACGCATGCGATCACGACTCACGCACTCCGGCGTGGTGTCGCGTGAAACGCTCGTCGCAGTGCAAAACAACTTACTAA
- a CDS encoding response regulator produces MTNPSNDSQNPSERNRKCIGKLGEKIYFRDPASVNLKPRCLEPQLIMAPAILHIDDDKDLVEGLTARLGHRGFETEGAFNGLSGFKKAEQSVPDLIVLDYDMPGLRGDQVIEELKATPETKHIPIIVLTAVSNSSVKEKLMDRGADVFMKKPFKFEEVHDNIVELLGVDPRETAMVG; encoded by the coding sequence ATGACCAATCCATCGAATGACAGTCAAAATCCTTCTGAACGAAACCGAAAATGCATCGGCAAGCTTGGTGAGAAAATCTACTTTCGGGATCCGGCTTCCGTAAACCTAAAACCACGTTGCCTCGAGCCACAACTGATCATGGCCCCGGCGATTCTGCATATCGACGACGACAAGGATCTGGTCGAAGGCTTGACGGCAAGACTTGGGCATCGAGGATTCGAAACCGAGGGAGCGTTCAACGGACTTTCAGGATTCAAGAAAGCGGAACAGAGCGTGCCAGACCTGATCGTTCTGGACTACGACATGCCTGGATTGCGCGGGGATCAGGTTATCGAAGAACTGAAAGCCACGCCTGAAACGAAACACATTCCAATCATCGTCCTGACCGCTGTGTCCAATAGTTCGGTCAAAGAAAAACTGATGGATCGAGGCGCCGACGTCTTCATGAAGAAGCCTTTCAAATTCGAAGAAGTCCACGATAACATCGTGGAACTGCTGGGCGTCGATCCGCGAGAAACCGCGATGGTTGGCTAG
- a CDS encoding toxin-antitoxin system YwqK family antitoxin, translated as MIDSRIKYFGLRTLGTIFVLLAVLCHVTTVSAQDSDKFITPEIRPSKTLGGLRFGGEDQASKMEDIDGEVLPSAGLTEPDFSQFGPVEGHLSTRPTAADQSPSLDATPGTTVLSETQALPNQYEGEFMQPDWLGKDTSEGLGSSRRPMTQSSPPQRMVKPTLSAPRLQIDGMKAIESANRDFDSRTHEIIRERYPDGSIKIVRTIAQDADGNYYNDGGWLMYDRQQRPIASGTFVRGAMEGDWERVHEPGSGGLFSQMPFNLFEGPYLSRANFVRNEIDGVWTITDKSENLICSITFENGVRNGLASWFYPGGKKMREATFKQGVPHGIVLQWDQQGKMQRREQFVDGRKVIRKKSTYSNQTLASERVFRDQKLTPQVADNWWTAKPATFDREGEEVQHGPVAEWYPNRQPKMTGRYVDGVRDGLFTWWHETHNKKAEGEFAKGKRTGLWRYWHESGMKRSEGRFEEDRPVGVWRIWNENGKVVDEKTFDAQDTATESRNDDESTSDAEMETPRAAKREETEEPAGSETVLEQPDGTPEDFSLDIEDAPETQDPDVDKLERIEGEPVPSSDDAQRDPGSITGG; from the coding sequence ATGATCGACAGTCGAATCAAGTATTTTGGATTGCGAACGCTCGGAACAATCTTCGTTCTGTTGGCAGTGTTGTGCCACGTCACAACAGTATCGGCTCAGGATTCTGACAAATTCATCACGCCCGAAATCAGACCATCAAAGACGTTAGGCGGACTGCGATTTGGAGGCGAAGACCAGGCGTCAAAAATGGAAGACATCGACGGCGAAGTCTTGCCCAGCGCTGGACTGACGGAACCCGACTTCAGTCAGTTTGGACCTGTCGAAGGCCATTTGTCGACACGACCAACGGCAGCCGATCAGTCTCCATCGCTCGACGCGACTCCGGGAACGACTGTCTTGTCGGAAACTCAGGCGTTGCCAAATCAGTACGAGGGCGAGTTCATGCAACCCGATTGGCTGGGGAAAGACACAAGCGAAGGTCTCGGCAGCAGTCGACGTCCGATGACGCAAAGCAGTCCGCCGCAGCGAATGGTCAAGCCGACGCTATCTGCACCGCGGCTGCAGATCGACGGCATGAAGGCGATCGAAAGTGCCAACCGCGACTTCGATTCGCGAACTCACGAGATTATTCGTGAGCGCTATCCTGACGGCAGCATCAAGATTGTCCGCACGATTGCCCAGGACGCCGATGGGAACTACTACAACGATGGCGGATGGTTGATGTACGATCGCCAGCAGCGTCCGATCGCTTCGGGGACTTTCGTTCGCGGTGCGATGGAAGGCGACTGGGAACGCGTCCATGAGCCCGGAAGTGGCGGCCTGTTTTCTCAAATGCCGTTCAATCTGTTTGAAGGCCCGTACCTTTCAAGAGCCAATTTTGTCCGCAATGAAATCGATGGCGTGTGGACGATCACAGACAAGTCAGAAAATCTGATCTGCTCAATCACTTTTGAAAACGGAGTCCGCAACGGTTTGGCGTCGTGGTTCTATCCGGGCGGAAAAAAGATGCGAGAAGCGACTTTTAAACAAGGCGTTCCACACGGAATCGTTTTGCAGTGGGATCAGCAAGGGAAAATGCAGCGACGCGAACAGTTTGTCGATGGTCGCAAAGTGATCCGCAAAAAGTCAACTTACTCGAATCAGACTTTGGCATCCGAGCGAGTTTTTCGCGATCAGAAACTTACGCCACAGGTCGCTGACAATTGGTGGACGGCCAAACCGGCGACGTTCGATCGGGAAGGTGAAGAAGTTCAGCACGGACCGGTCGCTGAATGGTATCCGAATCGACAACCCAAAATGACTGGCCGATACGTCGACGGTGTACGTGATGGTTTGTTCACCTGGTGGCACGAAACGCACAACAAGAAAGCCGAAGGGGAATTTGCAAAAGGCAAGCGTACTGGACTGTGGCGTTACTGGCATGAGTCTGGCATGAAGCGCAGCGAGGGCCGTTTTGAAGAAGATCGACCTGTCGGTGTTTGGAGAATTTGGAACGAGAACGGCAAAGTCGTCGATGAGAAAACTTTCGACGCGCAGGACACCGCGACGGAATCCAGGAACGATGATGAATCAACGTCAGATGCGGAAATGGAAACTCCGCGTGCGGCTAAGCGAGAAGAGACGGAGGAGCCTGCCGGTTCCGAAACCGTGTTGGAGCAGCCTGATGGCACTCCAGAAGATTTCAGCCTCGACATCGAAGATGCACCTGAAACGCAGGACCCCGATGTTGACAAACTCGAACGGATCGAAGGCGAACCAGTGCCCAGTAGCGATGATGCGCAACGGGATCCCGGTTCAATCACAGGCGGGTGA
- a CDS encoding formylmethanofuran dehydrogenase subunit A codes for MSYLCLSGGRVVDPTNEVDQVIDVWILDGKIVAEPDADQQSSAGVRRIDVSGQIVMAGAIDMHCHIAGSKVNAARMMMPHLNRRSIEQSREFDRQWFHSGHMGAVPSLFATGYKYTGLGYTTCFDAAISPLAARHAHHDFNVIPGVDTGFFTLVGNNQYVMQCAADGNQQGMQNFLAWLLSKVGSYAPKVVNPGGVELWKQKRTGNARDLDQTIDGFKTTPRKILQSIAQAANAIDLPHPVHIHTNNLGIPGNWETTLGTMQALTGLRAHLTHIQFHSYGGGDESESSLCSKVAPLAEVINANPNLSVDVGQVMFGPTMSMTGDGPLGYYLQQIGAEKWYSADTEIESGCGVSPIEYKNRNFVHSLQWAIGLEWYLSVKNPWQVVMSTDHPNGGSFMAYPQIIRLLMDRSFRADMLNKVNSKVLEFSGLKDMDREYSLSEIAIITRSGPAKLLGLNQKGHLGVGADADVVVYREDDDKEKMFSVPRFVLKDGKVVVEDFEIRNVVHGRTLSTIRDYDIDAQGEIEKWFSQQYSIATESYGVESGEFARLVQ; via the coding sequence ATGAGCTATCTTTGCCTCTCCGGCGGACGTGTTGTAGATCCAACCAACGAGGTCGATCAAGTCATCGACGTCTGGATTCTGGACGGAAAAATCGTCGCCGAGCCTGATGCGGACCAACAATCCTCCGCAGGCGTACGTCGCATCGATGTCAGTGGTCAGATCGTCATGGCAGGAGCCATTGACATGCATTGCCACATCGCGGGCTCGAAAGTCAACGCCGCCCGAATGATGATGCCGCATCTGAATCGCCGATCGATCGAACAGTCTCGCGAGTTCGATCGGCAATGGTTTCACTCCGGCCACATGGGAGCCGTGCCTTCGCTGTTCGCCACCGGCTACAAGTACACGGGCTTGGGGTATACGACTTGCTTTGACGCTGCAATCTCTCCGCTGGCGGCCAGGCATGCACATCACGATTTCAATGTAATCCCTGGCGTCGATACAGGCTTCTTCACACTTGTCGGCAACAACCAGTACGTGATGCAGTGTGCTGCGGATGGAAACCAACAGGGCATGCAGAACTTTCTGGCGTGGCTGCTGAGCAAAGTGGGCTCTTACGCGCCGAAAGTCGTCAACCCTGGCGGCGTGGAGCTTTGGAAACAGAAACGAACGGGCAATGCTCGCGATCTTGATCAGACGATAGACGGCTTTAAAACGACGCCACGAAAGATCCTCCAGTCGATTGCTCAAGCCGCCAATGCGATCGATCTGCCGCACCCTGTTCACATCCATACAAACAACCTTGGCATCCCTGGCAACTGGGAAACGACTCTGGGAACGATGCAGGCGCTTACGGGCTTACGAGCACACCTGACGCACATCCAATTCCACAGCTACGGCGGCGGTGACGAAAGTGAGTCATCGCTGTGCTCAAAAGTTGCTCCTCTGGCCGAAGTCATCAACGCGAATCCGAACCTTAGCGTCGATGTTGGACAAGTCATGTTCGGTCCAACGATGAGCATGACGGGCGACGGTCCGCTCGGCTACTACCTTCAGCAAATTGGGGCCGAAAAATGGTATTCGGCGGATACGGAAATCGAATCTGGCTGTGGCGTTTCGCCGATCGAGTACAAGAATCGAAACTTCGTTCACTCGTTGCAGTGGGCGATCGGACTGGAGTGGTATCTTTCTGTGAAGAATCCATGGCAAGTTGTGATGAGCACGGACCATCCCAACGGTGGTAGCTTCATGGCGTATCCGCAGATCATTCGACTTTTGATGGATCGCAGCTTCCGCGCCGACATGCTGAACAAGGTGAACTCGAAAGTACTCGAGTTTAGCGGCCTCAAGGATATGGATCGTGAATATTCACTTTCCGAGATCGCGATCATTACCCGCAGCGGACCTGCGAAATTGCTGGGGCTGAACCAGAAAGGCCATCTTGGTGTTGGTGCCGATGCGGACGTGGTGGTCTATCGCGAAGACGATGACAAAGAAAAAATGTTTAGCGTACCGCGATTCGTGCTGAAGGACGGGAAAGTTGTGGTGGAAGATTTTGAAATCCGCAACGTCGTTCACGGCCGAACGCTGTCGACGATCCGCGACTACGACATCGATGCTCAGGGCGAAATCGAAAAATGGTTCTCGCAGCAGTATTCGATCGCGACTGAAAGCTACGGTGTTGAATCGGGCGAGTTTGCGAGGCTTGTCCAATAG